A region of Acidisarcina sp. DNA encodes the following proteins:
- a CDS encoding ABC transporter permease produces MGLREMIRQSLQSLLRNRLRSGLTMLGIIWGLVTVVLLLSYGRSLGSGILTAFLGIGNNVEMVWGGQTSMQAGGQRSGKKVKLKYEDIAAIEDGAPLVKAVSPETDDNLSFKYRTRVVNISSKAVEYTYGTMRRLKVAEGRYFEPDDFTQHRNVVIFGPHAATKLFSGLPAVGEQVSIEGHSFQVIGILALKIQDSSNNGPDNENAFIPFDAMRDLRHQRDPDMIVFQAVSPELHKQALGQVRAVLAEKHHFDPHDDKAAPDWDTVEDAQQILQFSTALEVLLGVIGALTLGVGGVGVMNIMLVSVTERTREIGLMKALGARKQDILRQFLVESLTLTIVAGLAGAVLAVLVAHLVPPMPLYSAMYKTSNHEGDLVLRTPLGIMVASFLILALVGVISGMIPAIRAARMDPIAALRHE; encoded by the coding sequence ATGGGATTGCGCGAAATGATACGGCAGAGTTTGCAGTCGCTCCTGCGCAATCGCCTGCGCTCCGGGCTGACGATGCTTGGAATCATCTGGGGACTGGTGACCGTCGTCCTTCTGCTCAGCTATGGACGCAGCCTTGGCAGCGGCATCCTCACAGCCTTTCTCGGCATTGGCAACAATGTCGAAATGGTGTGGGGCGGGCAGACCAGCATGCAAGCCGGGGGACAACGCTCAGGAAAGAAGGTCAAGTTAAAGTACGAGGACATCGCCGCAATCGAGGATGGCGCTCCACTGGTAAAGGCCGTCAGCCCCGAGACCGATGACAACCTCTCCTTCAAATATCGAACTCGCGTGGTCAACATCTCGTCGAAGGCGGTGGAGTATACGTATGGCACCATGCGGCGATTGAAAGTGGCCGAAGGCCGCTACTTTGAGCCAGATGATTTTACCCAGCATCGAAATGTCGTTATCTTCGGCCCGCATGCCGCGACAAAGCTCTTCTCCGGATTACCCGCCGTTGGGGAGCAGGTATCCATCGAAGGCCATTCCTTTCAGGTCATCGGAATCCTGGCGCTCAAGATTCAGGACTCCTCCAACAATGGCCCCGACAACGAAAATGCATTTATCCCCTTCGACGCCATGCGTGATCTGCGCCATCAACGCGATCCCGACATGATCGTCTTCCAAGCCGTTTCGCCGGAGTTGCACAAGCAGGCACTGGGCCAGGTGCGCGCGGTGTTGGCCGAAAAGCATCACTTCGATCCTCACGACGATAAAGCCGCCCCGGATTGGGACACCGTCGAAGATGCGCAGCAGATCCTTCAATTCTCCACCGCGCTGGAAGTTCTGCTCGGAGTCATCGGTGCGCTTACGTTGGGCGTGGGCGGTGTCGGGGTCATGAATATCATGCTGGTAAGCGTCACGGAACGCACCCGTGAGATCGGCTTGATGAAGGCGCTGGGCGCGCGCAAGCAGGACATCCTGCGTCAGTTTCTAGTAGAAAGCCTCACCCTGACTATTGTCGCCGGGCTTGCCGGTGCCGTACTTGCTGTTCTTGTGGCCCACCTCGTCCCGCCAATGCCGCTCTACTCGGCAATGTACAAGACGAGCAATCATGAGGGCGACCTCGTGCTGCGGACGCCTCTCGGAATCATGGTTGCCTCTTTCCTGATTCTCGCATTGGTTGGCGTTATATCAGGAATGATCCCCGCAATTCGAGCAGCGCGCATGGATCCGATCGCGGCACTGCGCCACGAGTAA
- a CDS encoding alpha/beta hydrolase, with translation MKDNGRYSNAWGAMAFAGVVFLSASCMAQHAKPIPFSDTSVISSDGTAHVTRIIPVPTTVSSEAQKRLAEPASDASVPTSLADRRRGTDEWQARAGAAFRALYPVNITSQTIAGVPTRVITPLTTPQSKQDRVLINVHGGGFNADSGSLSETIPIANLSQTKVVAVLYRLSPEHQFPAAVEDTVAVYKELLKTYRPEKIGLYGTSAGAILTGEVAIRLRQLGLPLPGALGIFSGMGDFTQPGDSQALYALNGFSGHLDPPQASMQSREQYSGNTDLKDPVLSPLYADLHGLPPTLFITSGRDMLLSGTTILHRAFLRSGVDARLIVFEALPHAFWNDPRLPETKEAHTFMAEFFDRELK, from the coding sequence ATGAAGGACAACGGAAGGTATTCGAATGCATGGGGGGCGATGGCCTTCGCGGGCGTTGTTTTTCTCAGCGCCTCGTGCATGGCGCAGCATGCTAAGCCCATCCCCTTCTCGGATACCAGCGTCATCTCCAGCGATGGCACGGCCCACGTCACGCGGATCATACCGGTGCCCACAACGGTGAGCTCCGAAGCTCAGAAACGCTTGGCGGAACCCGCGTCGGACGCTTCGGTTCCGACATCGCTTGCGGACCGCCGCCGCGGAACAGACGAATGGCAGGCGCGCGCGGGTGCGGCCTTCCGTGCGCTCTACCCGGTCAACATCACTTCGCAAACCATCGCTGGCGTACCCACGCGGGTGATTACCCCGCTGACCACGCCCCAGAGCAAGCAGGACCGAGTCCTGATCAACGTGCATGGCGGCGGCTTCAATGCGGATTCAGGTTCCCTGAGTGAAACGATCCCCATCGCTAATCTCTCGCAGACCAAGGTGGTTGCGGTGCTCTATCGATTGTCGCCGGAGCACCAGTTCCCCGCTGCGGTCGAGGATACAGTTGCGGTATATAAGGAACTGTTGAAGACCTATAGGCCGGAAAAGATCGGACTCTACGGAACCTCTGCAGGCGCCATTCTTACAGGGGAGGTTGCAATCCGCCTGCGGCAACTTGGTCTCCCACTCCCCGGAGCCCTCGGCATCTTTTCCGGAATGGGAGACTTCACACAGCCGGGCGACTCTCAGGCTCTCTATGCGCTGAACGGCTTTTCCGGCCATCTGGACCCGCCGCAGGCGTCGATGCAGTCGCGGGAGCAATATTCTGGAAACACCGACCTTAAAGATCCGGTGCTATCTCCGCTCTACGCGGACCTGCATGGCCTTCCCCCGACGCTTTTCATCACCAGCGGACGCGATATGCTGCTCAGCGGCACAACCATCCTGCATCGTGCCTTCCTTCGCTCCGGGGTGGACGCACGCCTCATCGTCTTTGAGGCGCTGCCTCATGCCTTCTGGAATGATCCCCGCCTTCCGGAGACGAAGGAGGCACACACCTTTATGGCGGAGTTTTTTGACCGCGAGTTGAAGTAG
- a CDS encoding NAD(+)/NADH kinase, translated as MRPVAIISKPQKEELSTLIPELILWLKAHGLTPILDPVSGNYTQEARILPRYEMPAEHPELVVVLGGDGTLLAAARVFAKSNTPILSVNLGSLGFLTEVRLGDLYSTLEGWYNDCCTVESRAMIHAELFRHGKLDQSHEALNDVVVSKGAIARMGDFTIKLFDQVAATFRADGVIVSTPTGSTAYTLSAHGPILVPNVDAMVVTPVCPHLLTIRPIVVRGDSEITINIEGVPDQTFLTIDGQEAIQLRVGDELRCRRSDFSVKLVRLGATGFFDVLRSKLKWGER; from the coding sequence ATGAGACCCGTTGCGATTATCTCCAAGCCGCAAAAGGAAGAACTGTCCACCCTGATCCCCGAGTTGATCTTATGGTTGAAGGCTCATGGCCTCACTCCCATTCTCGATCCGGTGAGCGGCAACTACACGCAGGAAGCGCGCATCCTGCCGCGGTACGAAATGCCCGCCGAACATCCGGAGCTGGTAGTGGTGCTGGGGGGAGACGGGACACTCCTGGCGGCTGCACGAGTCTTTGCCAAGTCGAACACCCCCATCCTCAGCGTCAATCTTGGCTCCCTTGGCTTTTTGACCGAGGTACGGCTGGGGGATTTGTACTCCACGCTGGAGGGCTGGTACAACGACTGCTGCACGGTGGAATCGCGAGCCATGATTCACGCCGAGCTGTTTCGCCACGGCAAGCTGGACCAGTCCCATGAGGCTCTGAATGACGTAGTGGTCTCCAAGGGCGCGATCGCGCGCATGGGTGACTTCACGATCAAGCTCTTCGATCAGGTGGCGGCCACCTTCAGGGCGGATGGAGTGATCGTTTCCACGCCGACCGGCTCGACAGCCTACACCCTTTCGGCGCACGGCCCTATCCTCGTCCCCAATGTGGATGCGATGGTTGTCACTCCGGTGTGCCCGCACCTGCTGACGATTCGGCCGATTGTGGTGCGAGGGGATTCGGAGATCACGATCAATATCGAAGGTGTGCCGGACCAGACTTTCCTGACGATCGATGGCCAGGAGGCCATTCAGCTCCGTGTTGGCGACGAACTTCGTTGCCGCCGCTCCGACTTTAGTGTGAAGCTCGTTCGATTAGGCGCCACCGGCTTCTTCGACGTGCTGCGGTCGAAGCTGAAGTGGGGCGAGCGATAG